One region of Vigna angularis cultivar LongXiaoDou No.4 chromosome 10, ASM1680809v1, whole genome shotgun sequence genomic DNA includes:
- the LOC108319953 gene encoding uncharacterized protein LOC108319953, whose amino-acid sequence MSDREKSECEICMADDCESDSVWRYRTMTVSHMWGAILTISFHTCFNCSPPVCIYYQTKTRNAIIFTCNSNTNQNHLLRDMELPAKPRAFIAFHILLILLNHACLLHSRNLPTSPSPAPAGIAPARSLNPHEGRKANPRLGSFPATCQTKCNQCKPCVPVEVTIKTTAEEENQYYPIAWKCMCQSNIFSP is encoded by the exons ATGAGTGACAGGGAGAAGTCAGAATGTGAAATATGCATGGCTGATGACTGTGAGAGTGATTCTGTGTGGAGATATAGAACGATGACAGTGTCACACATGTGGGGGGCCATCTTGACCATTTCCTTTCACACATGTTTCAACTGCTCCCCACCTGTTTGTATATATTACCAAACCAAAACTAGGAATGCTATAATATTCACATGTAACTCAAATACCAACCAAAATCATCTCTTAAGAGACATGGAACTACCAGCAAAGCCTAGAGCATTCATTGCCTTCCACATCCTCCTCATCCTCCTAAACCATGCTTGCCTACTCCATTCCCGAAACCTCCCAACTTCTCCTTCACCTGCACCC GCAGGTATTGCCCCAGCAAGGAGCTTGAATCCACATGAAGGAAGGAAAGCAAATCCTAGGTTAGGTTCATTTCCAGCTACATGTCAAACGAAGTGCAACCAGTGCAAGCCTTGTGTGCCAGTTGAGGTCACAATCAAAACAACGGCAGAGGAAGAGAATCAGTACTATCCCATAGCCTGGAAGTGTATGTGCCAGAGTAACATATTTTCACCTTAG